The following proteins are co-located in the Longimicrobiaceae bacterium genome:
- a CDS encoding aldo/keto reductase, translating into METRVLGSTGLTVPVVGMGTWQTFDVRGGPAERNARDVVDAALEGGARFFDSSPMYGEAERVLGGALEGRRGEAQVATKMWARSAEEGRAQVERALGFFGGRVELYQVHNLVSWRTHLEVLERLRDEGRVGAVGATHYAASAFGELRQVMETGRISAIQVPYNPLEREVEREILPLAEELGLGVVVMRPFAESGLLRRTPSDADLAPLRPFGVRTWPQALLKWILSDPRCHVAIPATTSPRHMAENAEAGAPPWLGPEERAWVARLAGW; encoded by the coding sequence ATGGAGACGCGGGTGCTGGGGAGCACGGGGCTGACCGTGCCGGTGGTGGGGATGGGGACCTGGCAGACCTTCGACGTACGCGGCGGGCCCGCGGAGCGGAACGCCCGCGACGTGGTGGACGCCGCGCTGGAGGGAGGCGCGCGCTTCTTCGACTCGTCGCCCATGTACGGCGAGGCGGAGCGCGTCCTCGGCGGCGCGCTCGAGGGCCGCCGCGGCGAGGCGCAGGTCGCCACCAAGATGTGGGCGCGCTCCGCGGAGGAGGGGCGTGCCCAGGTGGAGCGCGCCCTCGGCTTCTTCGGCGGGCGCGTCGAGCTGTACCAGGTCCACAACCTGGTGAGCTGGCGCACGCACCTGGAAGTGCTGGAGCGGCTGCGCGACGAGGGGCGCGTCGGGGCCGTCGGCGCGACGCACTACGCCGCTTCCGCCTTCGGGGAGCTGCGCCAGGTGATGGAGACCGGCCGCATCTCCGCCATCCAGGTCCCGTACAACCCCCTCGAGCGCGAGGTGGAGCGCGAGATCCTCCCGCTGGCGGAGGAGCTGGGGCTCGGCGTGGTGGTGATGCGCCCCTTCGCCGAGAGCGGCCTCCTCCGCCGGACTCCTTCGGACGCGGATCTGGCGCCGCTGCGCCCCTTCGGCGTGCGGACGTGGCCGCAGGCGCTCCTCAAGTGGATCCTGAGCGACCCGCGCTGCCACGTCGCCATCCCCGCCACCACCAGCCCCCGCCACATGGCCGAGAACGCGGAGGCGGGGGCGCCGCCCTGGCTCGGGCCGGAGGAGCGCGCCTGGGTGGCACGGCTGGCCGGGTGGTGA